A DNA window from Bos indicus isolate NIAB-ARS_2022 breed Sahiwal x Tharparkar chromosome 9, NIAB-ARS_B.indTharparkar_mat_pri_1.0, whole genome shotgun sequence contains the following coding sequences:
- the LOC139184846 gene encoding trace amine-associated receptor 7a-like: protein MNSSSSTVAAVQLCYEHLNGSCVKTPYSPGPRLILYTVFSFGAVLAIFGNLLVMISILHFKQLHSPTNFLIASLACADFLIGVTVMPFSTVRSVESCWYFGESYCKFHTCFDGSFCYASIYHLCFISLDRYIAITDPLVYPTRFTMSVSGMCVAFSWLFSVIYSFSLLGSGANAAGLEDLVSALTCVGGCQFAVNQSWVLVNFTLFFIPTLVMIVLYSNIFLIAKQQARKIENLNNKTERCSYSYQDRVAKRERKAAKTLGIAVLVFLISWLPYFLDSIIDAFLGFITPTYVYEILVWIAYYNSAMNPLIYAFFYPWFRKAIKLIVTGKFLRENSLTVNVFSG, encoded by the coding sequence ATGAACAGCAGCTCATCCACTGTTGCAGCTGTGCAGCTCTGCTACGAGCACCTGAATGGATCCTGTGTGAAAACCCCCTACTCACCAGGTCCCCGCCTCATCCTGTACACAGTGTTCAGCTTTGGAGCTGTGCTGGCTATATTTGGAAACCTCTTGGTAATGATTTCCATTCTCCACTTCAAGCAGCTGCATTCTCCAACCAATTTCTTGATTGCCTCCTTGGCCTGTGCAGACTTCTTGATAGGAGTGACTGTGATGCCCTTCAGCACAGTGAGGTCCGTGGAGAGCTGCTGGTACTTTGGGGAGAGTTACTGTAAATTTCACACTTGTTTTGATGGGTCATTCTGTTATGCTTCCATCTACCACTTGTGCTTTATCTCTCTGGACAGGTACATTGCGATCACTGACCCCCTGGTCTATCCAACTAGGTTCACTATGTCTGTTTCTGGCATGTGTGTTGCCTTCTCCTGGctcttttcagttatttattctttttctcttcttggctCAGGAGCGAATGCAGCTGGACTGGAGGATCTAGTAAGTGCTCTCACCTGTGTGGGAGGCTGTCAATTTGCAGTGAATCAAAGTTGGGTATTAGTGAATTTCACTTTATTCTTCATTCCCACCCTTGTGATGATAGTTCTTTACTCCAATATTTTCCTCATCGCTAAACAACAGGCTAGAAAAATTGAGAATCTGAACAATAAGACTGAGCGATGCTCATACAGCTACCAAGACAGAGTGgccaagagggagagaaaggctgCAAAAACGCTGGGCATTGCAGTGCTAGTGTTTCTGATCTCCTGGCTGCCTTACTTCCTGGATTCCATCATTGATGCCTTCCTAGGTTTCATCACTCCCACATATGTTTATGAAATACTGGTTTGGATTGCTTATTATAACTCAGCTATGAACCCCTTGATTTATGCGTTCTTTTATCCTTGGTTTCGAAAAGCCATCAAACTCATTGTCACTGGCAAATTCTTGAGAGAGAATTCCTTAACAGTAAATGTATTTTCTGGGTAA